One window of Myxococcus virescens genomic DNA carries:
- a CDS encoding protein phosphatase 2C domain-containing protein yields the protein MSALPFDVAAASVLGREHARAGRNNQDALCIRASEHGLVAVVTDGCGSQPCSELGAQLGARRLARAALVRLADGERVDEPTFLPGLREDVLCLLSELRADLGREVMGDFLFTVVGAVVTPSLTLVFSAGDGVWALNGEVHPLGPFPGNAPPYLAYALMHGEDVALTTRALVPTEDVHALLLGTDGVADLERLATTRMPAGDELVGPLSRLWTEDRYFANPDALRRRLALLNREAVRADFASQQLSRTPGLLPDDTTLVVLRRRMGRA from the coding sequence ATGTCCGCGCTGCCCTTCGACGTCGCCGCTGCCTCGGTGCTGGGCCGGGAGCACGCCCGAGCGGGTCGCAACAACCAGGATGCGCTGTGCATCCGCGCCAGTGAGCATGGCCTGGTGGCCGTGGTGACGGATGGCTGTGGCAGCCAGCCCTGCAGTGAGCTGGGTGCACAGCTGGGCGCGCGCAGGTTGGCGCGGGCCGCGCTGGTGCGGCTCGCGGACGGTGAGCGCGTGGATGAGCCCACCTTCCTCCCAGGCCTTCGTGAGGACGTGTTGTGTCTGCTCAGTGAACTCCGGGCGGACCTGGGGCGGGAGGTAATGGGGGACTTCCTCTTCACCGTGGTGGGCGCGGTGGTGACGCCCTCGCTGACGCTCGTCTTCTCCGCGGGAGACGGCGTGTGGGCGCTCAATGGCGAGGTGCATCCGCTCGGGCCGTTTCCGGGGAACGCGCCGCCCTATCTCGCCTATGCGTTGATGCACGGAGAGGACGTCGCGCTGACCACGCGGGCCCTGGTGCCCACGGAGGACGTCCACGCGCTGCTGCTGGGCACCGACGGTGTGGCGGACCTGGAGCGGCTGGCCACCACGCGCATGCCGGCGGGGGACGAGCTCGTCGGGCCGCTGTCGCGGCTCTGGACGGAGGACCGGTACTTCGCCAACCCGGATGCCCTGCGCCGCCGGTTGGCCTTGCTCAACCGGGAAGCCGTGCGCGCGGACTTCGCCTCCCAGCAACTGTCGCGAACTCCGGGCCTGCTGCCGGATGACACGACGTTGGTGGTGCTGCGTCGCCGCATGGGGAGGGCGTGA
- a CDS encoding NUDIX hydrolase: MPGPVSYTYEYPRPALTVDCVVFGLDDEDLKVLLIRRGVEPFAGRWALPGGFVRMEESLDDAARRELDEEAGIRPNHLEQLYTFGAPGRDPRGRVVTVAYFALVKLSDHVPHAATDARDAAWFSVWDTPKLAFDHVDVLGTALQRLKGKVRYQPIGFELLPPKFTLTQLQRLYEVILERELDKRNFRKKILAMDLLEELDEVEQDVSHRAARLYRFDHKKYKQLEKAGFNFEL, translated from the coding sequence ATGCCGGGACCCGTGAGCTACACCTATGAGTACCCGAGGCCGGCGCTGACGGTGGACTGTGTCGTCTTCGGTCTGGATGACGAGGACCTGAAGGTGCTGCTCATCCGCCGCGGGGTGGAGCCCTTCGCCGGGCGGTGGGCGCTGCCGGGGGGCTTCGTGCGGATGGAGGAGTCGCTCGACGACGCCGCGCGCCGGGAGCTGGATGAGGAGGCGGGCATCCGGCCGAACCACCTGGAGCAGCTCTACACGTTCGGCGCCCCGGGGAGAGATCCACGCGGGCGCGTCGTCACGGTGGCGTACTTCGCGCTGGTGAAGCTCAGTGACCATGTGCCGCATGCGGCGACGGACGCGCGGGACGCGGCGTGGTTCTCCGTCTGGGATACGCCGAAGCTGGCCTTCGACCACGTGGACGTGCTCGGCACGGCGCTCCAGCGGCTCAAGGGCAAGGTCCGCTATCAACCCATCGGCTTCGAGCTGCTGCCTCCCAAGTTCACGCTGACGCAGCTCCAGCGGCTGTACGAGGTCATCCTGGAGCGGGAGCTCGACAAGCGGAACTTCCGCAAGAAGATCCTCGCCATGGACCTGCTCGAGGAGCTGGACGAGGTGGAGCAGGACGTCTCCCACCGGGCCGCGCGCCTCTACCGGTTCGACCACAAGAAGTACAAGCAGCTGGAGAAGGCGGGCTTCAACTTCGAGCTCTGA
- a CDS encoding diacylglycerol/lipid kinase family protein, protein MNDIAVLVNLRARRGSEGMGGLVQRFLPRARVALTRSLDEARAWISDTLRPNPPSLLLAGGGDGTITGLLNELRTAGVALPAIGVLPMGTGNAWARVTGAPRPAEALKQIAAVGERLPPLRPFALVRVEGKVAPFAGTGWDAEMIQDFKNQLAASGPLRSTQAGLRGYLGAMFTRTVPRHLFGEGNPTVSVYNLGDPALTVDARGSVQPVPHGDKGALLYRGPAGVAGAATTPEWGFGFKAFPFAQAVPHRLSVRVYGAGVVEATRNMFRLWRGEHPMPHMHDWFVQRLRMDFDREVPFQMGGDVIGMRRSLEFDLAEESVQLVDWRQLSRMVRT, encoded by the coding sequence ATGAATGACATCGCCGTCCTCGTCAACCTGCGTGCACGCCGGGGCTCCGAAGGCATGGGAGGGCTGGTCCAGCGCTTCCTGCCCCGGGCTCGCGTGGCGCTCACCCGTTCGCTCGACGAGGCCCGTGCCTGGATTTCGGACACGCTCCGGCCCAATCCGCCCTCCCTCCTCCTGGCGGGCGGCGGTGACGGGACGATTACGGGGCTGCTCAACGAGCTGCGCACCGCGGGGGTGGCCCTGCCGGCCATTGGCGTCCTCCCCATGGGCACCGGCAACGCCTGGGCCCGCGTCACCGGCGCGCCCCGGCCCGCGGAGGCCTTGAAGCAGATTGCCGCCGTGGGCGAGCGCCTGCCGCCCCTGCGCCCCTTCGCCCTGGTTCGCGTGGAGGGCAAGGTGGCCCCCTTCGCCGGCACCGGCTGGGACGCGGAGATGATTCAGGACTTCAAGAACCAGCTCGCCGCCTCCGGTCCGCTGCGCAGCACCCAGGCCGGCCTGCGCGGCTACCTGGGCGCCATGTTCACCCGGACGGTGCCTCGCCACCTCTTCGGCGAGGGCAACCCGACGGTGTCCGTCTACAACCTGGGCGACCCCGCCCTCACGGTGGACGCGCGGGGCTCCGTGCAGCCCGTGCCGCATGGGGACAAGGGCGCGCTCCTGTACCGAGGGCCCGCGGGCGTCGCCGGCGCGGCCACCACGCCCGAGTGGGGCTTCGGCTTCAAGGCCTTCCCCTTCGCGCAGGCGGTGCCCCACCGGCTGTCCGTGCGCGTCTATGGCGCCGGGGTGGTCGAGGCCACACGGAACATGTTCCGCCTCTGGCGCGGCGAGCACCCGATGCCCCACATGCATGACTGGTTCGTCCAGCGCCTGCGCATGGACTTCGACCGGGAAGTGCCCTTCCAGATGGGCGGCGACGTCATCGGCATGCGGCGCTCGCTGGAGTTCGACCTGGCCGAGGAGAGCGTTCAGCTCGTCGACTGGCGCCAGTTGTCGCGCATGGTCCGGACCTAG
- a CDS encoding SDR family NAD(P)-dependent oxidoreductase — protein sequence MKRAWKNQVVVVTGASSGIGRATALALAKKGAHVVLAARREEPLEDLARECRGLGVQAHVVPTDVSDVAAVQHLADEARNVFGHFDAWINNAGVYLMGRLEETPDDAFRQVMETNFFGTVSGARAAVAQFRRQGYGTLVNVSSTFGTVAAPYVSAYVASKHAVRGFSASVRQELLGTGIDVCTVLPAAIDTPLWQHTANYTGWRIRPVEPVYTPERVARAILRVLRSPRHEVFVGPAARSFAAMHGLLPRTFERTMNGVTEAHHFEKERQGHTSGTLFRPMAEGTGTSGGHHAAGKQWLRRLLVAGGVAAAAFSLGKKREARGLKARFAHALGV from the coding sequence ATGAAGCGAGCCTGGAAGAACCAAGTCGTCGTCGTCACCGGCGCGTCCAGTGGCATTGGCCGCGCCACCGCGCTGGCCCTGGCGAAGAAGGGGGCCCACGTCGTCCTGGCCGCCCGGCGCGAGGAGCCGCTGGAGGACCTGGCTCGCGAGTGCCGGGGGCTCGGCGTCCAGGCCCACGTCGTGCCCACGGACGTGTCCGACGTGGCCGCCGTGCAGCACCTGGCGGACGAGGCGCGCAACGTCTTCGGCCACTTCGATGCGTGGATCAACAACGCGGGCGTCTACCTCATGGGCCGGCTCGAAGAGACACCGGATGACGCCTTCCGGCAGGTGATGGAGACGAACTTCTTCGGCACTGTCAGCGGCGCCCGCGCCGCCGTGGCCCAGTTCCGCCGGCAGGGCTACGGCACCCTGGTCAACGTCTCCTCGACCTTCGGGACGGTCGCCGCGCCGTATGTCAGCGCCTACGTGGCCTCGAAGCACGCCGTGCGCGGCTTCTCGGCGTCTGTCCGCCAGGAGCTGCTCGGCACCGGCATCGACGTGTGCACCGTGCTCCCCGCGGCCATCGACACCCCGCTGTGGCAACACACCGCCAATTACACCGGCTGGCGCATCCGTCCCGTGGAGCCCGTCTACACGCCGGAGCGCGTCGCGCGCGCCATCCTCCGGGTCCTCCGCAGCCCCAGACACGAGGTCTTCGTCGGCCCCGCAGCTCGGAGCTTCGCCGCCATGCACGGCCTGCTGCCCCGCACCTTCGAGCGCACCATGAATGGCGTTACCGAGGCCCATCACTTCGAGAAGGAGCGCCAGGGCCACACCTCTGGGACGCTCTTCCGGCCGATGGCGGAGGGAACGGGGACCTCGGGGGGCCATCACGCTGCGGGCAAGCAATGGCTGCGCCGGCTGCTGGTCGCCGGGGGCGTGGCCGCGGCGGCGTTCTCCCTCGGAAAGAAGCGGGAGGCACGGGGGCTGAAGGCCCGTTTCGCCCATGCACTGGGAGTATGA
- a CDS encoding Ig-like domain-containing protein, whose amino-acid sequence MNISERFLPPPWTAAVVLLCASACINVPAVEPAQAEVRITAPAGTAYTNGVVEVRLDVTGHAPDRVELLKDGEVMAELAPPYTYTWDTAGEAEGTYRLEARAALGDVAYVSANREVVVDRTPPQVVSRVPEPGAQEVWVQSPIRAAFSEPVKQSTVTTESVHLTVGDVAVAHTVSLSEDGKTVTVVPVTQMTAPSTVTLAFSGTVTDLAGNAAVNLGEAWSWAVPEFVPYPTHSIVPRHPYTGVTAYLKLGPSGHPTVLTHRFDGQAGNLFVSRWDGDNWEQLGGGLKTSPEEFSIFSPNLRILPDGNPIVAWTENLGAEFNNYIHVAQWNGETWERLGGSEGIVPERPHAWDVALALTSDGRPVVATSMDPEDAEGGIQVYQWTHEQWQRIGPPVYDSLYSVRTPQLALDSLDNPTIALAHPATEMRGRIVVWRWTGSEWTQLGESVNSSANQTSYSSGLRSLLFNSADEPIISWTGSSTGTQDDLFSSIWSNNQWVSLGTPPRTDATSIRTVRGSTLTTNDALLLVSTENDTLGGMINIHRRENNHWQLVWNSRAAFPGTRTSIGAHSFDADTSGNLALAWTEPREEQHVEIVVYRRNQ is encoded by the coding sequence ATGAACATCTCCGAACGCTTCCTTCCGCCGCCCTGGACGGCGGCCGTCGTCCTCCTGTGTGCGTCCGCCTGCATCAACGTGCCGGCCGTCGAGCCCGCACAGGCAGAGGTGCGAATCACCGCGCCGGCGGGAACGGCCTACACGAATGGTGTGGTCGAGGTCCGACTCGACGTGACGGGCCATGCGCCGGACCGCGTGGAACTGCTCAAGGACGGCGAAGTGATGGCGGAGTTGGCGCCGCCATACACGTACACCTGGGACACGGCGGGAGAAGCGGAAGGGACGTACCGGCTGGAGGCGCGCGCGGCGCTGGGAGATGTCGCGTACGTGAGCGCGAACCGCGAGGTGGTGGTGGACCGGACGCCGCCGCAGGTGGTGTCACGCGTGCCGGAACCTGGCGCCCAGGAGGTCTGGGTGCAGAGCCCCATCCGCGCCGCGTTCTCCGAGCCCGTGAAGCAGAGCACCGTGACGACGGAGTCCGTGCACCTGACAGTGGGCGACGTGGCCGTGGCGCACACGGTGTCCCTGTCGGAGGACGGGAAGACGGTGACAGTGGTGCCCGTGACACAGATGACCGCGCCGAGCACCGTGACGCTGGCCTTCTCTGGGACGGTGACGGACCTGGCTGGGAATGCCGCTGTGAATCTGGGGGAGGCGTGGAGCTGGGCTGTTCCTGAGTTCGTGCCGTATCCGACGCACTCAATCGTTCCACGCCATCCCTATACGGGAGTTACTGCCTACCTCAAGCTTGGCCCAAGCGGGCACCCTACAGTTCTGACACATCGATTTGATGGTCAGGCCGGGAACCTTTTCGTGAGCCGATGGGATGGTGACAACTGGGAGCAACTCGGAGGCGGGCTTAAAACCAGCCCAGAAGAATTCAGCATCTTTTCCCCCAATCTTCGGATCCTTCCAGACGGAAACCCTATCGTCGCTTGGACGGAGAACCTCGGCGCAGAGTTCAACAATTACATTCACGTCGCACAATGGAATGGCGAAACATGGGAACGACTTGGAGGCAGCGAAGGAATCGTTCCTGAACGACCCCATGCTTGGGATGTCGCACTCGCGCTCACCAGCGACGGTCGGCCTGTCGTTGCAACCAGTATGGACCCAGAAGACGCCGAGGGCGGTATCCAAGTCTATCAATGGACCCATGAGCAGTGGCAGCGAATTGGTCCTCCTGTTTATGACTCCCTCTACTCGGTACGGACGCCCCAGCTCGCGCTAGACTCTCTTGACAACCCCACGATCGCCCTTGCGCATCCCGCAACTGAGATGCGGGGACGCATCGTCGTTTGGCGTTGGACGGGAAGCGAGTGGACGCAACTAGGAGAGTCCGTCAACAGCAGCGCAAACCAAACCTCCTATTCCTCCGGTCTCAGGTCACTCCTTTTCAACTCAGCTGACGAACCCATCATCTCCTGGACGGGTAGCAGCACAGGCACACAAGATGACCTGTTCTCCAGCATTTGGTCCAACAACCAATGGGTCTCGCTAGGAACTCCGCCGCGGACGGACGCAACGAGCATCCGAACAGTCCGTGGGAGCACTCTCACCACCAACGATGCGCTCCTCCTGGTGTCGACCGAAAATGACACCCTGGGGGGAATGATCAACATCCATCGCCGAGAGAACAATCACTGGCAGCTCGTATGGAACAGCCGGGCGGCCTTTCCCGGGACGCGCACCTCCATAGGAGCGCACAGCTTCGACGCAGACACCTCCGGGAATCTGGCATTGGCCTGGACCGAGCCAAGAGAAGAACAACACGTCGAAATTGTCGTGTATCGGCGAAACCAATAA
- a CDS encoding PEGA domain-containing protein, which translates to MSCIGETNKPSPSPSATYPRESKMRIATAIVACLVSTTAYSAPRRTVVASGDCKDAELSGQAKAFLGALASRPEQDTLSASQFSDRLFPQPTKSYEDLQRQLEAAQDQFYEGRNARTLQAVDEALQQITRLPVGDARWKLYVEAQLLHGLNYRAMGKLKESDTAFRNVLRLQPEYQLNPDYFAPSVRQNFDKLRKELAQTRKVKLSVKSTLPAADVYLDGLKLGQTPLSLDAVPGTYHLTLVKGATTSFPRHIQVQGTETPLLVDVAYEGAVSASPFPCLATSDGNDERTLSHAVRLGGTLGVEEVIVVRLERPSSGPKWFAATVLNVEGGQKLREGGFKTQGADAPDEALAALVDFVTTGRSPSNLVVMNANGKAPWESSGNVGRNGSASAGGMDLTAPNLMSEGDASGTRSTSGLRTASYVALGTGVAAFGGAGIVRLLAQKDVNALEKRLDNGRILSSDKEAMGLRDSLVQKSNVLNGLLIGGGAAVVTGAVLYLLSPDSSSAPPVSVGLSADSHGAAASLSGSF; encoded by the coding sequence TTGTCGTGTATCGGCGAAACCAATAAACCAAGTCCCAGCCCATCCGCTACGTATCCAAGAGAGTCAAAGATGAGGATCGCAACAGCAATTGTCGCATGCCTTGTGTCCACGACTGCATACTCGGCCCCCCGTCGTACGGTGGTGGCCAGTGGTGACTGCAAGGACGCGGAGCTGAGCGGGCAGGCCAAGGCATTTTTGGGAGCCCTCGCCTCGCGCCCTGAGCAGGACACACTCAGCGCCAGCCAGTTCAGCGACCGGCTCTTCCCGCAGCCCACCAAGAGCTATGAGGACCTTCAGCGGCAGCTCGAAGCGGCCCAGGACCAATTCTACGAAGGCCGCAACGCCAGGACGCTCCAGGCCGTCGACGAAGCCCTGCAGCAGATCACTCGACTCCCCGTGGGAGACGCCCGCTGGAAGCTCTACGTCGAAGCCCAGCTCCTCCACGGCCTCAACTACCGCGCCATGGGCAAGCTGAAGGAGAGCGACACCGCGTTCCGCAACGTGCTTCGGCTCCAGCCCGAGTACCAGCTCAACCCGGACTACTTCGCCCCTTCTGTTCGACAGAACTTCGACAAGCTCCGGAAGGAACTCGCCCAGACGCGCAAGGTGAAGCTGTCCGTGAAGTCCACGCTGCCTGCCGCGGACGTGTACCTGGATGGGCTCAAGCTGGGGCAGACGCCGCTGTCGCTCGATGCGGTCCCGGGCACCTATCACCTCACGCTCGTCAAAGGCGCCACCACGAGCTTCCCACGGCACATCCAGGTGCAGGGCACGGAGACGCCGTTACTCGTCGACGTGGCCTATGAGGGCGCTGTCTCCGCGAGCCCCTTCCCCTGCCTCGCCACCTCCGACGGCAACGACGAGCGCACGCTGAGCCATGCGGTCCGGCTGGGCGGCACGCTCGGCGTGGAGGAAGTCATCGTCGTCCGGCTCGAGCGCCCGAGCAGCGGGCCCAAGTGGTTCGCGGCCACCGTCCTCAATGTCGAAGGAGGACAGAAGCTCCGCGAAGGCGGCTTCAAGACCCAGGGCGCGGACGCGCCGGACGAGGCACTCGCGGCGCTGGTCGACTTCGTCACAACCGGCCGCTCACCCTCCAACCTCGTGGTGATGAACGCCAATGGAAAGGCCCCGTGGGAATCTTCTGGGAACGTGGGCCGGAACGGGAGCGCGTCAGCAGGCGGCATGGACCTGACGGCCCCCAACCTCATGTCAGAGGGTGACGCGTCCGGGACACGCTCCACCTCCGGACTTCGCACGGCCTCGTATGTCGCGCTGGGAACAGGTGTGGCCGCATTCGGTGGCGCGGGCATCGTCCGGCTTCTTGCCCAGAAAGATGTGAACGCACTGGAGAAGCGGCTCGACAACGGCCGGATTCTGTCCAGTGACAAGGAGGCGATGGGGCTTCGCGACTCGCTGGTTCAGAAGAGCAACGTCCTCAATGGGTTGCTCATCGGCGGAGGCGCGGCAGTTGTCACGGGCGCGGTGCTCTACCTCCTGTCTCCTGATTCGAGCTCGGCACCACCCGTCTCAGTCGGACTCTCCGCGGACAGCCACGGCGCGGCGGCCTCACTGTCTGGTTCGTTCTGA
- a CDS encoding IgA Peptidase M64 — MMRALFVLLLATSASAASPRTLRVDYFHTGNATEERFSLDKVVIEPLPWPGHPERAIDETNLGKYLFEVRDRENNRLLFSRGFASIYGEWEVTNEARSSNRTFHESLRFPAPARPVQVLLKKRDAQNAFREVWSLVVDPKDMFVDSSSPPAPGPLLKLLENGPSAQKVDLLILGDGYTKAEHAKFEKDARHMVDILFTFSPFKERKSDFNVWGLVPAAAQSGISRPSTGVHRRSPIGATYDAFGSERYVLTFDNKAFREAASFAPYEFVEILVNGNTYGGGGIFGLYGTVASDSLWAPYVFVHEFGHHFAGLADEYYTSESVYAPAADRLEPWEKNVTALHSPEDLKWKHLVSPGTPLPTPWNKEGYEKHATAVQKQRGQIRAQRKPESDMDKLFLTQRDWEEKFLSSQKYSGRVGAFEGAMYESKGYYRPQVDCVMFTRDRVPFCAVCQSAISEVIDLYSGPPARSPQANP; from the coding sequence ATGATGCGAGCCCTCTTCGTCCTGCTGCTGGCCACGAGCGCCTCCGCGGCCTCTCCCCGAACCCTCCGAGTCGACTACTTCCACACCGGGAACGCCACCGAGGAACGGTTCAGCCTCGACAAGGTCGTCATCGAGCCGCTGCCCTGGCCCGGCCACCCGGAACGGGCCATCGACGAGACGAACCTCGGCAAGTACCTCTTCGAGGTCCGAGACCGGGAGAACAACCGGCTCCTGTTCTCGCGAGGCTTTGCGTCCATCTACGGCGAGTGGGAGGTCACGAACGAGGCGCGCAGCAGCAACCGCACCTTCCATGAGTCCCTCCGCTTCCCCGCGCCTGCGCGCCCCGTGCAGGTGCTCCTCAAGAAGCGGGATGCCCAGAATGCCTTCCGCGAAGTGTGGTCGCTGGTTGTCGACCCGAAGGACATGTTCGTCGACTCCTCGTCTCCTCCCGCGCCCGGGCCGCTGTTGAAACTGCTGGAGAACGGGCCGTCAGCGCAGAAGGTCGACCTGCTCATCCTGGGGGACGGCTACACGAAGGCCGAGCACGCCAAGTTCGAGAAGGATGCCCGGCACATGGTGGACATCCTCTTCACCTTCTCTCCCTTCAAGGAGCGCAAGTCGGACTTCAACGTGTGGGGGCTCGTCCCCGCCGCGGCCCAGTCCGGTATTTCGCGCCCCTCCACCGGCGTCCACCGGCGCTCGCCCATCGGGGCCACCTACGACGCCTTTGGCAGTGAGCGCTATGTGCTCACCTTCGACAACAAGGCCTTCCGCGAGGCAGCGTCCTTCGCGCCCTACGAGTTCGTGGAGATCCTGGTCAACGGCAACACCTACGGCGGCGGCGGCATCTTCGGGCTCTACGGCACCGTCGCCTCGGACAGCCTGTGGGCGCCCTACGTCTTCGTGCACGAGTTCGGCCACCACTTCGCCGGGCTGGCGGACGAGTACTACACCTCCGAATCCGTCTATGCGCCCGCCGCGGACCGCCTGGAGCCCTGGGAGAAGAACGTCACCGCGCTCCACTCCCCGGAAGACCTGAAGTGGAAACACCTGGTGTCACCAGGAACACCCCTGCCTACCCCCTGGAACAAGGAGGGATACGAAAAGCATGCCACCGCCGTGCAGAAGCAGCGCGGCCAGATTCGGGCACAGCGAAAGCCCGAGTCAGACATGGACAAGCTCTTCCTGACCCAGCGGGACTGGGAGGAAAAGTTCCTTTCCTCACAGAAGTATTCAGGCCGGGTCGGGGCCTTCGAGGGGGCCATGTACGAGTCGAAGGGCTACTACCGGCCACAGGTCGACTGCGTGATGTTCACTCGGGATCGCGTCCCATTCTGCGCGGTGTGTCAGAGCGCCATCTCCGAAGTCATCGACCTGTATTCCGGCCCTCCGGCCAGGTCTCCCCAGGCCAATCCCTGA
- a CDS encoding Ig-like domain-containing protein, which translates to MQRRFWLPAVVTAVMVTMGTGCGDECVDQFDCRTDKGPPAAGKQWTCNSGTCEQRDITQGPDAGTEEDAGTEPDAGEGDAGTDPEGCTSNATCGLTETCNTTTSTCEDSGFATPVATTSTQIQAVRDAADGALDPALPIEGAFVTFIKPAVTGSNELPGFFVQAEAQGPALFVSDATALAAVAVGDRVSFSVSSKATTGGLRSAATVTGTTVISQGHPVQNQSTATPAGLAVNRSADTSDTLVNGLDSVESELTYLTGAIAAAGSGIGAGYTGFQITTEGVIAGTANFRLRVPTTLATELDLIQGCTFTLNAGPIWRFDAAAQPSAFTASELTLSGCAAPTFKSASATSLTELVLSFSRSISAASITNAPEQFTLTEGLTISEFRVEGQRVILTTSEQTPGTTYSVTVANTVTDVAGGSVASEASTQTFRGYRTPAVLQLTEVQPNATGSGSAKDLVELQVLTAGTTAGLILVQDSVTANPGTLASFPDVDVAVGDIIVVHLNPVDTQENPFRAETLTKDEAPRSANPTHYDTAWDFRGIGTNAITYSSRIILVQDAAGTIQDAVPFRTTGTPPGAFPGHLQAIQAAGQWLPADCEGAPCTNTSTPSAGDVSASWAGIPNNADPTSNSVRRLSATDTNTKEDWAVGAPSWGLPNF; encoded by the coding sequence ATGCAGAGACGATTTTGGCTCCCGGCGGTCGTCACGGCCGTGATGGTCACGATGGGCACGGGATGTGGCGACGAATGCGTGGACCAGTTTGACTGCCGCACGGACAAGGGCCCCCCGGCCGCCGGCAAGCAGTGGACCTGTAACTCTGGCACGTGCGAGCAGCGCGACATCACCCAGGGCCCGGATGCGGGCACCGAGGAAGACGCGGGCACCGAGCCGGATGCCGGCGAAGGTGATGCGGGCACCGACCCGGAGGGCTGCACCAGCAACGCGACCTGCGGTCTGACCGAGACCTGCAACACCACGACGAGCACGTGCGAAGACTCGGGCTTTGCCACGCCGGTCGCGACGACCAGCACGCAGATCCAGGCGGTCCGGGATGCGGCGGATGGCGCGCTCGACCCCGCGCTGCCCATCGAGGGTGCGTTCGTCACGTTCATCAAGCCTGCCGTCACGGGCAGCAACGAACTCCCCGGCTTCTTCGTCCAGGCCGAGGCCCAGGGCCCCGCCCTGTTCGTGTCCGACGCGACGGCGCTGGCCGCGGTCGCCGTGGGTGACCGGGTCAGCTTCTCCGTGTCGTCGAAGGCGACCACCGGCGGCCTGCGCTCCGCGGCCACCGTCACCGGGACCACGGTCATCAGCCAGGGCCACCCGGTTCAGAACCAGTCGACCGCCACCCCGGCCGGCCTCGCGGTCAACCGCTCCGCGGACACGTCGGACACGCTGGTGAACGGCCTGGACTCCGTAGAGTCCGAGCTCACCTACCTGACGGGCGCGATTGCCGCGGCCGGCAGTGGCATTGGCGCCGGCTACACTGGGTTCCAGATCACCACCGAGGGTGTCATCGCTGGCACCGCCAACTTCCGGCTCCGCGTGCCCACGACGCTCGCCACCGAGCTCGACCTCATCCAGGGCTGCACGTTCACGCTGAACGCGGGCCCCATCTGGCGGTTCGATGCCGCCGCCCAGCCGTCCGCGTTCACGGCCTCCGAGCTCACCCTGTCGGGCTGCGCCGCGCCGACGTTCAAGTCGGCTTCGGCGACGTCGCTGACGGAGCTCGTGCTCAGCTTCAGCCGCAGCATCTCAGCGGCGAGCATCACCAACGCGCCGGAGCAGTTCACGCTCACCGAGGGACTGACGATCTCCGAGTTCCGCGTCGAGGGTCAGCGGGTCATCCTGACCACGAGCGAGCAGACCCCGGGCACCACCTACTCCGTCACCGTCGCGAACACCGTGACGGACGTGGCGGGAGGCTCTGTGGCTTCGGAGGCCAGCACGCAGACGTTCCGTGGCTACCGCACGCCGGCCGTTCTCCAGCTGACCGAGGTGCAGCCGAACGCGACTGGGTCCGGCAGCGCCAAGGACCTGGTTGAACTGCAGGTCCTCACTGCGGGAACCACGGCAGGCCTCATCTTGGTCCAGGACAGCGTCACCGCCAACCCCGGTACACTCGCCAGCTTCCCCGACGTGGACGTCGCGGTCGGCGACATCATCGTGGTGCACCTCAACCCGGTCGACACCCAGGAGAATCCTTTCAGGGCCGAGACCCTGACGAAGGATGAAGCCCCGCGGAGTGCCAATCCCACGCACTACGACACTGCATGGGATTTCAGGGGCATTGGTACCAATGCCATCACCTACTCGAGCCGGATCATTCTCGTGCAGGACGCGGCTGGAACCATTCAGGACGCGGTGCCGTTCCGGACGACGGGGACCCCTCCCGGTGCCTTCCCGGGCCACCTGCAGGCCATTCAGGCTGCCGGCCAGTGGCTACCAGCCGATTGCGAAGGTGCCCCCTGCACCAACACGTCCACGCCTTCCGCCGGTGACGTGTCCGCATCCTGGGCAGGTATTCCGAACAACGCCGATCCCACGAGCAACAGCGTCCGCCGCCTCAGCGCGACGGACACCAACACGAAGGAAGACTGGGCGGTGGGCGCTCCTTCGTGGGGCCTGCCCAACTTCTAG